In the Actinomycetes bacterium genome, ACTTTTTCATTCATCCTGTTTCTCGTCCTTGCAATAATATCCACTGCAATTGTTGTTGGAATATTCATTTTTAAAAGGTTTAGGAAATTCTTAATAATTTTGATTGTCCCCCTAATAGTTGCAGACCTTTTCACTTTTGGAATGAATATAAACACGGTTTCAGAAGAAAATCAGATATTTTTCAAAACTCCTGCCATTGAATATATTAAAAGTGATAAAGGTGTTTATAGGATAGTTGGCATTACAGGTGGAACCCTTAGCCCCAATTCCCCCTGGGTTTTTAACCTTCAGGACATAGGCGGTTATGACCCCATAATGCCGGAAGATTATTCGGAATTCTGGGCTAATTTCCAGGGCCCGGGTTATGTAAGGCCGAATGGCAAGGTGGGGGCAGATAAAATGGATAAAAATTTCCTTGCCTTAACCAATACCAGATACATAATGAGTTATGGATATCTGGATAATAACGGATATTTTGTAGAAAACCTTGATAAAATGCTAAACAGGGAAGAGCATTCGGATGTCAGTGTAAATATTTGGAATTTTAATGAATACATTATTCCCACTATAGTGGTGCCCCCCGATTCCAATATTAAATTTAATTACCACATTGGAGAAGGCCAAAAACTTTCATTCTACCTTACAGGCTACCCCCAGGACTGGGGCCAAATCTCGGGGGACGGTGTAGTCTACAGCATATTTATAGAATACGGAGGTAAAAAAGAAAAGATCTTCCAGAACTATCTAAACCCCATAGAAGTGCCTGGAGACAGGGAATGGAAGGTTGAAACTATAGATTTATCCAAATATGCTAACAGGGATGTAACTATATCTTTTACAACCTCCAGCAAAAACAGCACTGATAATGACATGCCCGGTTGGGGCAACCCTAAAATAATTACAGCCGGCGGTCAAGGCGATAAAGGATTGGTTTTAAAATACGACAGGGAAGCAAAAATTTACCGCAACTATGATTCTCTGCCCCGCGCTTTTCTGGCCGGAGAAACTAAAATTTACAACGACAACAACCTCATATTAGAACAGCTGGTAGAAAATCATAGGCTGGATTTAAAAAATACGGTATTTTTACTGGACCAGGGAAATGAAAAAATAAAAAGTCTTAATACGAGCAAGAAAACTGGCAATGCAGAGATTATGAAATACAGCAATAATTACGTTAAGATAAATACTGAATCACAAACTGACAATTACCTGGTGCTTCTTGACCGCTATGATGACGACTGGAAAGTATATGTAGACGGAGAGCAAAGGAACATAATAAAGGCAAATTTCTTGTTCCGAGCAGTATATGTTGGGAAAGGCAGCCATGTTGTTGAATTCAGGTACCAGCCGAAATGGTTTAAATATAGCGTATTATTTTCTCTGGCTGTATTAATTGCTGTCCTTACAGCCATTATTTGCCTGTATTGGAAAAAATATAGAAAAGGAAAGATAGATAGGCCGTCTGGCTTAGTATAAAATACTGTAATCAAGCGCCTGGTATAAAATATTTGCATAAAGAATAGCTCTTGTTTCACTTACATTTTCATAACAGCCAACCAGTCCCAACCCTAATAGATATCTTTTTTATATATACCCTTCTTATGGGCTTTGGCTTCAAGTATGTTTCCAATATCCTCGCATCCAAGTAAGGGATTGGCAGAAACCATTAATTCTACTACTCTGGTAAAATGGGCGTTTGACCATGGTGAATTTCCGGGCCTCTGCTAATTCCCAGCGGTCTTTATCTCCGGTATGTAGCTGCTGGCTGGTTCA is a window encoding:
- a CDS encoding YfhO family protein, with the translated sequence MINTMTHPWVLAEGNTYAPGAPPYNPSLSDPIYIYYSMKHYLKDCFNNSILPLWNPNSFCGYPFMTKIVGDMYNPLDFMFLIFPVTKAFGYSAAFHLFLAGIFMYAFARSLKVPIWGSLFAAIAFMFNANTILWLEFPTHLKGELWIPLIFLFIIKYFKEKKIIFSLLAGLFLGMQILTMSNQVIQFTVVALGLILVVNIIYDLFHKNYIDIFKKIGATALAGAIGFLIGSCYLFPFYKEFINSQRAAQVRSGGGNLNFRYLLALLNPNFFGSLTAGKFWLRGTNFIESVRYSGVITLILAGIAVFFRRGKNAIVFSSILVITVLINSVPLVYSAFNTVVPFFDKSGISRMLMLVPFSLAILAAMGISYLQKLQEGKIAGNLDLIRRRGAIFSLSFGILFIAIMILSANIFSTNIDIGRIAEHPVIKLETFSFILFLVLAIISTAIVVGIFIFKRFRKFLIILIVPLIVADLFTFGMNINTVSEENQIFFKTPAIEYIKSDKGVYRIVGITGGTLSPNSPWVFNLQDIGGYDPIMPEDYSEFWANFQGPGYVRPNGKVGADKMDKNFLALTNTRYIMSYGYLDNNGYFVENLDKMLNREEHSDVSVNIWNFNEYIIPTIVVPPDSNIKFNYHIGEGQKLSFYLTGYPQDWGQISGDGVVYSIFIEYGGKKEKIFQNYLNPIEVPGDREWKVETIDLSKYANRDVTISFTTSSKNSTDNDMPGWGNPKIITAGGQGDKGLVLKYDREAKIYRNYDSLPRAFLAGETKIYNDNNLILEQLVENHRLDLKNTVFLLDQGNEKIKSLNTSKKTGNAEIMKYSNNYVKINTESQTDNYLVLLDRYDDDWKVYVDGEQRNIIKANFLFRAVYVGKGSHVVEFRYQPKWFKYSVLFSLAVLIAVLTAIICLYWKKYRKGKIDRPSGLV